The DNA sequence CGTACatgtagggaaaacactcaGGACTTAACCACAAGATGCTAGTTTTCACAAGACGGATGCACTGAATGTTAAATAACTAACAATGTATATGTCATCACTGTTGACAAACTAGACTAAACCCAGAAAACTCTCAAAAGCAGATTAACAGAAATATAAAGCCAAGAGTACAGCTGTGCAAAAAATCACTGTGTCCTGATATGTTCAGACATGGCATATGTCTGCTCCTGATGCACATTACATAACAGGAGTTTGTATCATTCTGAACCTTTTATTGTCCATCTCGAAGCGGAGGATGTTTATGTTCATAATGACAGCATGAATTGCCCCTAAGTCCCAGGCCTTAGCCCTTTATTTTAAACCAACGGAGAGCACAGTGCATCATGGCACAACCATCATAACTGCACAACCAAGAGGATCGAAGGACAGAAAGGATAATCAAAGTAAATTAACAACATTGTGTCTAAAGCATTGTTAAAATTAAGTAGCACACGCCTGGTTAGTCCAAATTAGCTGATATAACAGTACAGTGTGTACTTGTCAGgtcacattacacacattagAATGTTCTGAAAACTAGTTAGGCCAAGTTGTTAAAGAGAGCAATTTTCTTTGGTGTTAAAATGTCATCAATTTAACGAAGAAGATGAGTGCTTACCTCATGCAAATTTAGCTCTTTGACTTTTTCCTTCTGAATGACCTAAGAGGCATGATAAAAGATAAGGAAAGATTAGGAACCAATTCCTCTGGAAATACAATAAAAGACTTATTGTCTAATGAGTGTGTTATGAAAAAACAAGCAGTCATGCTCAATAGTGACACAGAGATATGATGTACTATAATATAGTTTCTGTTTTACAGTAAATGCATGTGCACAAATGTGTGTGGGGGTTTGTGTGGGTGTCTATTATATGAGGTTGGTAGCCTTACATAACCCAAAGAGAAGATGGACAAATGAATGTTTTTAGCTGGCAGGTAGTGAGGAGGCAAATCACAGAGTTAATGGTTACCATAGCATTTACttttccagtgtgtgtgtgtgtgtgtctaagtttTTGCGTGCTCGTATTACATAATTTAAGGACACGAGAGTCGTGTTTAtgtcctccatctctccctcttacTAGCTTTGCAGGCTATTCTTTGATTGAATGCTCAAGTGCAATTCAGAATTTTTGGGAGTACAGTTGTGCTCAAcaaaaacctgtgtgtgtgtgggtgtgtgtgtgtgtgcatgtgcgtgcatgGAGTGCTTACTTGTTTGTATGCATATAGCTCTTTGTGCGCCTGGTGCCGTAACCTGGGGAGACGTAAAGACAAAACATCTTCTTGATTAGTAAGTGACTTTCAACTGACTACTTTAAATAGAGAAAATAAATCATACATcctggaaaaagagagaaatgacAAACATGGATGTAATTTCCTAATAAATACTTGCCTGCCAAGTGCCACTTGTCTGTTCTAGTGTATCACTGTGGTACCAAATGGGTGTAAAAAGCTATTCTCAATTCATATAAGAATTgagaatataataataatttggcaTACATACCGGCTCTAGATTTTATAAATGATATATCTCACAAAAAGACAGCAAAACAAAGGAAAGCAGTTTTTATCTTGGAGGTAAACATGTTTTGGTTGGGCATTTTCTGCACAAGTTTTAAAGAGATGATTTTGTCTCAGCCATATGTCAGGTGAACCAATCATGAGACTTCTGACTGAAAACTCCCTGAACTctgttaaatatttgttttgctTAGTAATGCAATAGTAGGCCATTAGCAGATATCATTCTTAAAAGACCTGAGGCCTTAGTTTCTTGTCAAAACAATCACCAGACATTAAGTAACATATGAACTCACAATATCACCCAACATACATTGGATCAGACATTAAAAGCATTACTGCAGGTTGTTGAGGAACTCTTGCAAAACTCCAGGTTAAAAGGAGAGTACCCACAGATACAACCAACTTGGTGTaactcttaaaggtcccatgacatgctgctttttggatgcttttatatagaccttagtggtcccctaatactgtatctgaagtctcttccccgaaattcagccttggtgtagaattacagccactagagccagtcccacaatgagctttccttagtatgtgccatttctgtgtctgtagctattgaggaggagagagtggggacaaggtggagggtgggggtgtggccttgaccaactgccactttgctcgtttgaaagccatgatgtttctctctcatgggtcggccaaattctctgggcgggcaaagcagagaaaggggaggtaaccttgctccttatgacctcataaggagcaagattccagattggcccatctgagctttcattttctctaaggcagagcaggatacccagggctcggtttacacctatcgccatatctagccactgggggaccataggcaggctgggggaactcatattaatgttaaaaaacctcataaagtgaaattttcatgccatgggaactTTAATAAACATTGCTCTTGTacatgagaaaaaaacagaacaactCAAAACAAAGAGAGATCAGAAAGAGCACTGGATAAGAAGGAAATCTAGGTAATGACAATGAGACTTAAATACATAGGAAAAAGGGGAAGAAAACAAAAGCAAGAGAGATAGGAAAAATTCATAGGTTTTACCTCCATTACAAGTAACCTTAACCTCTCGCAGCAGAGTGAGAGGGATCTGTAAAACAAGCAGCACAGTCTAGGAGAGAAACTGACATTTTGAAAGAGGTCAGCAAGAAAAGGTGCAGAGACTCCCAAGGGTAGGGGACAACTGGTCGTGGATTGAGGGTCACTCATTTGGGTTGCTCAATGGCCTTTAAGTGCAATGTCAAAGTGGGCAAGGAGAATGACctgctaaaaaataaaaaacgcgTCCAAATTGACCTTCCTCTCAAAGCCATAATTATCAAAATTTTCCTGCAGTCAATGGGCAACTTAGaatgtaaaatgtgtgtgaCAGCCTTCGTCATAGTGAATAATGGCTAAATGGTTTGGTCTACCTTGTGgtatgtagggttgggtaccgaaactcggtgccaatagggaaccggtgccgacgtaaacggtagtaacgagaccgaataagaacgaaagtttcggtgcctcatttcggtgcttgactttacactacacctgacagcatgtaacgttagcctacctttagctagcagctggattaaacaccggtaaaatgctgacagctaacgttaaacagtgtaaagtgtgactgtatttcactgtggaggacttcaacagcgggatgtaacagtctgctctgcagcgcagcagctgccgttgtcggaattcatagatatacagtatgtttatatggtcggaattaaacaacacagacggtgctttcacttgcagctgccgttgtcggaattaaacaacacagacggtgcggtGCGttgcgttcactcgcagctgccgttgtcggaattaaacaacacagacggtgcggtgcgttcactcgcagctgccgttgtcggaattaaacaacacagacggtgcattcacttaaaacaggtagcctcgtggtgcattcacagtaattgtaaaatacccttttcccatctggggttcaacagcaatatactggtgaaataagttattgttattgttatagttattacattattattaaatctttaattttgagtcacttattttttttcttatttttttttaactttattgaaaagtaccggttcaggcaccgtttaggcaccggcaccgttttaaaagtatcgatttagcaccggaatcgaaaaaaaaaaaacgatacccaacccaaGTGGTATGTCACTTCACTAAACATACTTACTGTTACAAAGATCTGTAACATGTAGGCCATGTAGGCCATGCTCATAAATTAAGCAATCAAGGCCTCCTGTCTCTTTGAGAAACACCCCATGCTCAAGAAATACTTGTTAATTCttgttatgtatgtatgctaCAATACATATTtcacttgtttgtgtgtggactGAAGACTCACTAATAGAAGTGGTTGAGTATTTCTATGAGTGTCTGCCTTTTGTCAAActatgtgtgagtgtttgtctttgttggaaTAATGACCCGtcgttagagctgggcaatatatctatattatatcgatatcgtgatatgagactagatatcgtcttagattttggatatcgtaatatggcttaagtgttgtcttttcctggttttaaaggctgcattacagtaaagtgatgtcattttctgaacttaccagactgttgtaactgttctattatttgcctttacccacttagtcattatatctacattattcatgattatttatcaaaaatctcattgtgtaaatattttgtgaaagcaccaatagtcaacactacaatatcgttgcagtatcgatatcgaggtatttggtcaaaaatattgtgatatttgattttctccatatcgccaaGCCCTACCCGTTGCACGTCAACTTTAACGTCAATTCCTTGGGGATATCATTTAACTGTCaatgtaaacaggaacaatGAAGCTTACTGCACAGACAGCATAGGATTCCCCAATTAAAGGCAGGATTTGAGGTATAACGAAGCTGTGGCGAATTTGTAAAAGAAGAATTTGCTTATAATGTAGCCGTAATGCATGCATGATGGTGCATATAATTTAAGTCATTTTGCAAGGGGTCCTTTGGGAGACTGCATCTTTAAACGCCTTTCATGGAGCAAAATCGCTCTTTTTAGTGACTAAACCTGGCAATCTTGACTTTCAGTATTGAATCATGGTACTGCATCAAAGTCAAAAAGTGTATTTTAACAGTTAGATGAGGAATTGTAGGAACACAGTATTAGTTAACCTACTTACCATTTGCCCTGCACTGGCAGGGTGGCGAGGGGTGAATTTTGTTGAGAACTGCTGCATCACACTGTCTTGCTGGacattatttctgttcagtttgTTGCTGCCAGGAGAAACCCTTGCAGCAATAGCAGCCAGGACAATTTATAAGACCAGTGGGGTTAAAAAGAGGGGCAAGGGAATGACTAGTAACCACCTCCACTTTTCCTTGGGAAACAATTACTGGATCACACTCAAGGCTAAATGCTTAAAAAGGGAGCTTTAACAAGATACAAGTTAATGGTTACAAGCAAGAGATTTAAACATCCAATTGCAAATTGATTAAATAACCAAAAGTAAATTTAATTAACGCAGGAATATGGTGAGGACATTAAGGAGGTAAAGTTGCTCTTAAGAAAAAGAGTTAAAACTAGTTTCTTTGACGCCAAGTGCCATGATCATAATAATGTAGACAAGCAGCTTTGGACCTCAGCATACTAATTCAGATTATTTAAGTCACCAATTGTAAAATCATAGCTACCTTCTCCAAACTGTGCTGTTCAAACATTTGCAagacaaatacaaaaacacacatttctaaaaaaggaagaaaaggatTTAAAATTTCATTCAACCTAAACTAAAAGCCATAGTAACAAGTGCCATACAGTTTGTAGGATAGAAACTACACAGATATTAGATATTTCATTTAACTGTTGATTTGACTAGATATAAATGTTCCCATTATCATTAGTACCTGTTAATGTATCTTGTTTATGCATAGACATGGATAAAGCTATAGTCAAGTAGTATATGAGGAcacttttgaaaaaattattcaAGTGACCTGAAATGTAACAATGTTATGTGTTATGGGGACAGTTATATAATGAAAGTCTGGGAGAGTTAACATTCAGTTCTCATAATTTTCAAGTCTCACATAAGTAGAGATGCAGACAGTTTGCTAGTCAGAAGAGGTACACTTTGTTTCAAGCCATCATGGTCCTCAGGCTACACGAAGCGTTTTCTGAACAAAGCTATGTAAATTATAAACTCACATTAAAGGGTTAAAACCTGATTAAAGAGTTGTGTGTGGGGAAATATGCAGTTGTTGGAGTTGGctttttaatttgaatgtgtTAAAGAATTTGTGGAACAAGCATAtctctgcaaaaaaaacaaaaaaaaaaacacagtcaaCAGCCAGTGTTTACTATAACAGCCAATGCTGTTATAGTTGTGGAGGTATCAATGCGTGCGGGTGATTTTTTGGGTTTCTCAGGTTGACTGGTTTGAAAATGAGAACCCTGCAAGCctaaaaacatgtttctttAAAGAGATAAATACATATTTCTGTTTTCCATTCTGGCTTTTTGGGAAGTCGCAATGCATGAGCAGGTAATACAATCCATGCAGTTCATTAAAATCTTGAAACAAATTGTGATGCACTACAACCAGATGAATGATTTGTTACACCCAGTAAATAGACAGTGTTGCCTAGCCAAAGAGACCCCTGTATGACACTTATTGCCACAAACTCGCAAAGCAAAGCAACATCAAACAATAAAAATTCTAGGCAAGTTCAGAGTTGAAGGGTGCACAGATCTTACCTTATTAAGTAGCAGCAGAAGAGGAGGCTGAGGATGAAGACAAAGATGGCTGTCCCAAACACCACAATGTAGATATTAAGGGGAAGATTCTGGAACCCTATATTTGGCATCCTGAAACTGTAGTGAGGGAAATCGGAGCTCATGGATATTCTGGATGGAGAGAGACAAATAATACAGAACATTAGTATTTccacacacattcagaaagtgatcagaaaaaaaacttggaCCAATAAGGGCACAGCATTACATGACACAAAGTAAAACTGGAACTAAAGGTCATTTAGTTGCACTTTCAAATTAGTTTTACTTTCAGAATAACAGAAACCTATTTAGGGTTTGGTTtaatttcagtttagttttattgtaaatgcagggtttttcctgcatttcccaaagaggttttagtcAGCACCTAAGGAAAATGACCAGCGCCAAAATGATAAGAATTAAGAGATAAAATAGCACTTAAATCCTCTCCGACTGTGTTGAATAGCAATTTACAAAACAGTTGAaaaagcagaacataaacttgaataaGAGCGCTTATCTCAGTTTCACCGTTCAGAGTCAGGTTGTGCCGGACTCTCCTGGTGATTTTAaccctgtattttttttaagcagttttGTTGATTGGGGTTTCATTTACTCAAGCGTAATAGACaattttgtttatcaaattgcAAATGCGAGTGCTTTAGttctagaaacacacacacacacacacacacactctaaaaaCATTAGAGTAATTCAATAAAAAGCCACAGTATGTTATGGATAAATAGGCACCCCCCCGCACCAACTAATGAACCAATAACTATTACTGCATGGATGAATTATGACTCTCCTGCTCTAGGGTTTGCTTAAATTGGCCAGATGCCAAAACCTCAAAATCTAAACTGAAAGTCTAACTAAAACAGCAGGGCTATGGTGCAATTCTGTACCTACCACACTGTGACAATATAGTTTACATTAAGTTGTCATTTACATATTCTAATGGTAACAGACAGCTAGAGCTTTGATCCTACAGTATTCTACAGCTCCCTTTATTTTTCATCCACCATCCAAAGAGAAAGActtctttgtttggtttttattataTGAAATACACAGTTTTAAAATACACACTGGTACGCAGTGCTAACACAGCCGTTTTTGTTACAAAAcaggcacaaaaaaaacaatgattatAAAAGGCTACATattaacatttatttgacaacacataagtatacctaaaaaaaaaaaaatcccttctgAAGAACTGATTCATAAAAGCTAAGGCAAACCAATAAGGAGCTATTGGTCTAGTGCTTTTACTCAATGTACCAAAGGGACATGAGTAGACATGTCTACGCCTAcacagagaagaggaggaggagaggacaggaatAACTCTTTTGGCTCCTTTGGGAACCCAGTCTTGTGCCCCTCCCCTTCACTAAACACCAAGAGCTTGATTCCTCTATCCTTCTCTGGACTATGGAAAGTTTTGTAGGTTTTGCTGAGGCCATATTATGATTACACCACATGTATATCACAGTGAAACTTGTCCTCTGTTATATAACTAAGCTGTCTCTGTATTGGGAACACTTTCTCAGCATTACCCTCAGAAGCCTCTATAGAACATAACTCCAGCCAGTATTGGCAGTCACGATCGGTGCCTCAAAACAGAGCCACTCGTATcccctataaaaaaaaaaataaaataaaaaaaaaagacttgcaCAGAGTAATTTGCCATCCAAGACACACTCACCTGTCTAGCTTTACACAAGAACAGTGTTCTTGGTAAGACACCTAGCTCATGATATCTGAGAACTGGGATTACAGGATTAATAGGTTTCCTATTCTTTCCAATAGTTTTCATTACAACACATGTTTTAATGTCTCAATGGCATGCAGAAGAGGTAAATGGATGAGGGTAAATGCCCCCAAAACGGTCCTTGGGCACAAAGGCCAGATTAAGTCTGAGCTTCATCTTATTTAGTTGTCCCGTGCAAATCTTTTGCCAAGGGATGGATGCCTTCAGTATGTTCTGGAAATTGATATTATAGGGGAGCCCAACGGTTATCAAATTAAATAGACCACTGCCATAAGCGTGGGCCATTTCATTGAAATTTCAAAACAGCACAAGCCATTTTAGCTGGTGATTTTGCCACTTAACTATCAATCaattctctctcactctttcccTCCAAATAAAGCCCAGACAACTTCCTCGCTTATCTGAACACACCGCTGCAGAGCTACATGCTTTTCACACAAACACCTCTACAAGCACTTCAGGAGATAGCTTGTTGAaaccaatgaaaaaaataatgtataacTAGCCAACAACTTGTAAGCACactattacatttattataaaGCTTAATGTTCTCCggctagtttaaaaaaaaggaatggaGTCGATCTTGCAAGACAACTAACAACAACATAtaccatctcttttttttttttcatgtagaCTTAAAAATATATAGCACACACATACCCACGTGGCGCCTTCATGCTGAAGAGCAAAAAAAGAATGCATAGATCTGTAACTCAGGCTCTTGAGAAGTGACATAACTTGTCCTTGAGAGCCTTGTCAGTGGGTTGCCTCCTGTTGACTTATTTGGATCATAGCCCTTCTTTGCCCCGTTCATAATGGCTTCATGCCAAACTCAAGCctcgcttctctctctctctctctcaacagcCACAACAACCTCCTGCttatctgaacacacacacacacacacacacacacacacacacacacacacacacacacacacacacacacacacacacacacacacacacacacacacacacacacacacacacacacacacacacacacacaccccccccgcCGGGAGAATGTTAGAGCAACACACTGAAAATTAGGTGAAAATAACTTGACATGTTCAGCCCTTTTTTGTTAGCGGCATTCAACTTTAAATAGTAAGTTGTGGCTCACCCAAGCTGTCAGAGTTTCGTCCTACACGTTTCCAATGGTGGTAAACATTGTCAACAGTGAAGATCGCATGAAATGTGAAGAAAGGTTCGgtagttatctcaagacatatTTTGTAATCTAGTAAAGCCATTTCCATGGCAATCCTTGCAACGAAAGAGTGCACACATGAATAGGGACATTCATTTTGCatgtaaacatttacatttgaaatgCTATTCAAGGCTAACCTGACAGACAACAAGACAACTTAAGTATCTTAATTCGTCATGTGCTAGTGGTTCATGCTTAACATTATTACTGATGTTTTTTCTTCAGTACACCTCACCTACGATAATGAGAAATATATGATTCACTCCTTTTGGGCTTCTTGACTGATGAGCAGCACAGCTTTACAGGTTGTTGTAAGCCTATGCCAACATAAGGaacaaaaataacagaaaagttgatgacacaaaacaaatctgcatAATTGTTAGACATttatgggggggaaaaaaatctaattaactGCTCCcagcaaactaaactaaactttgcctttctgagaatatagttcccagtttatatacggttagaagatggctgtgtctcgtGTGACCTTTGTTATTTGTACgagctgtgactatacaaatcacaacatgtaaataggaaaatgttggcgttattttatcagttattgggagcagtaggctagttggaaccagttacctccaggatctgtgctaagctaggctagcagtgggtgcgtcagacagcgttacgacacgcacggagatgagaagggtatgtatggatttGTCTAACTCtaggggatacggtgaataagcttaagtcccaataagtcagcgtgttttatatatttgtatgatTGAATTCATGCTCATTCAAAGATAGTGTAATGAAATGCTGAATGACTGTAAAACAGTCATACTTTGTTTccctggcaaaaaaaaaaaagagggaataacaacaaaaaacaaaataaccaacagcaaagaaaatatcagaatctgcatattttaattttaaacatcAGTATTGACCCCAAATTTTACAATCGGTGCATTCCTAGGCAGATGTGATATGCAACCTCTCACCTTATCCCACCATTTCTGCCACAAACTTTCACTCAGACATTTTCAATGGCCTCACGCTGTTATATAACCAGCAACATGACCACGCACAGCACATTTATAGCATATGAGCGTTAGTGGGTAAATCACTCTTCACATTCATTGTGCACCGTTTCCTGTGGTATGAtagaacagaaaaaaattataaagttGACTTCTGTGATATATAGAAGGCTGAGAAAGTTTAGAAGAGGGGGGGGccacctctagctcacccagtagagtgtgcgccccatgtaggctgagtcctttgcagcggcccgggtttgaatccgaccagCGGCCCTTtactgcgtgtcatcccctctctctcccctcttttctgtctatccactgtcactatctaataagGGGAAAGCCCTGTTAAATTGTCAGTTCACCAAAATTATAAAAACAGACCTATCTGTAGTGGTGTCTGGCCACAAAACGTTTGGTTTTATGTGCCTAGGGCAGTGTACCAACTAATCATACAAGCTAGATTCTGTTTTGGTCAGGATGAATTTCAACTGACACTGTATATTTTCACTTccagtaaaactaaataaaacaatttaatgAGCTGTTGTTCCTCATGTATGGGTAGTCATAGTCTTACATGAGGATAACATCACTCCCTAACTATGTGAAGCAAAGATCACACATCAGTGTTACACTTCTTCCCCTCTGTTGTTGGCTGGTAGGCCTAAATAGTTTCTCTATTAGACAGATTCTTCTAGGCAAGTTATTAACCCAGTCTACAAGCAGAAACTATTTTCCACAATGCCAATGAGTCATCATCCATGAGGTACTATGAACCAtttgtgtcctgaataaagttattattattattattattattattattattattattatt is a window from the Perca fluviatilis chromosome 1, GENO_Pfluv_1.0, whole genome shotgun sequence genome containing:
- the rnf24 gene encoding RING finger protein 24 isoform X2 encodes the protein MSSDFPHYSFRMPNIGFQNLPLNIYIVVFGTAIFVFILSLLFCCYLIRLRHQAHKELYAYKQVIQKEKVKELNLHEICAVCLEEFKQKDELGICPCKHAFHRKCLIKWLEVRKVCPLCNMPVLQLAQQAGSTDPPVPIQQPLPGIENLV
- the rnf24 gene encoding RING finger protein 24 isoform X1 codes for the protein MKAPRGISMSSDFPHYSFRMPNIGFQNLPLNIYIVVFGTAIFVFILSLLFCCYLIRLRHQAHKELYAYKQVIQKEKVKELNLHEICAVCLEEFKQKDELGICPCKHAFHRKCLIKWLEVRKVCPLCNMPVLQLAQQAGSTDPPVPIQQPLPGIENLV
- the rnf24 gene encoding RING finger protein 24 isoform X3 — its product is MKAPRGISMSSDFPHYSFRMPNIGFQNLPLNIYIVVFGTAIFVFILSLLFCCYLIRVSPGSNKLNRNNVQQDSVMQQFSTKFTPRHPASAGQMIPLTLLREVKVTCNGGYGTRRTKSYMHTNKSFRRKKSKS